The genomic region CACAAGGATAAGGAACTTTTTTCTTTCATGGATGAGAAAACCGTGTTGTACGCTCTCTACTgaaaacatccattagcctacatatataattttgtttgttaaatgcaaagatttgtttcaaaactatttctaaattcagtttcagTATTCAAATTCagtatgtaaagatatttgtgtattgcgttacatcctgtgtgtattaagcgtttgaatcttcataggcgcataactaacacgctctgcttttaattggtcaatggcgcggtctattttagtttctcaaaatagcaacacgccaacaatgcaccttaacacacctcctttaatagaccggaacacccataaATCAACAAAGTgccacaaatagatttgctatttaaacaatgtggcacaaaacgtgaaaattagtgttgcgcataaaatagcaacaaatttgcgccaaacacatcttgggTGTCTCAAAAAAACGGAGAATGTTCAAGTGGTCTCATTTATTTCACCAAGTATAGGGTAACATCTGTGGAAAGATGAGATTATTTGCAAAAACTTAACTTtatagatttctttttttaatttctgaattCATGTTTTTAAGTTGTGTATTGAAGAGTTCAATTGCAAAAGCTTCATTTATGGAGTGATTAATCAAGATTTTTTAATAGTAATTTTCagaaatcatgattttatattgtgtattgaagATCTGAGCTTCAGTAAACCAAATGTCTCATAATCAAACGGATGTCAACACTCACATCAATGTTGAACTCAAATGCCCTGACGGCCTCGTCCAGCGCTTCCCTCCTCTTTTGCTCTGTGAACTCGATGCTGTTCATTCTGCTCCTGTACAGCTGCTTGAATCTATTAGCGCTCGTCACTCCAGGAAACGAGAAGAATAAAATGCCCTTATTTCCAGTCAACCCTAGTGATTTCTGGGTGATCTTGCCCAGCACTTGTCCTCCAGACAGATCTCCGAGGTAGCGGGTGTAAGCATGCGCCACCAGAAGCTCGGGACTGCTCTTGCCAATCTAAAGGGGAACAGAGAGTAGTGATGAGTGCTGGGAATCGCTGATTGTGGTGTAAAAGCAGTGCATTTTCATATCCTAAAAAGAGCAGGTTCACACACTCACCTCTCTCAGTCTCTGTGCGTATCGGTGTGTGGCGGCAGGCACTGTTATTCTCTTTCTCCACTGGGGTCCGAAGAAGTGCTCCAGGTCCCGTTCCAGAGCCTCCAGTCTGGCCAGTTCCTGAGGGAAGTAGATGGGCTGCACTGCTGGGTGTTCTGCGTTTCTGTCCAGCTCTTCCTCCAGTGCTCGGTAGATCTCATATAGAGAGCACAACAGAAGCTGCAGACACAGTTAAAAGATGTTTAGTTTGTGTCTGAAAGACTAGTGCTTAATCACCTTTATCCCCTTTATTCCAGAACTGGGTTTTCAACATGATATCTGTTATTTAGATGGAGAGACTCAGATTTTAAAGGACTAGCTCCATGAGAAAATTGGCTACTTGGGgtcaatttcttgatttatttgtcAAATCTAAAACTCAAGAGCAATCCAGTGACCTCTCTGATGTTTAAGTTGTATAACTTTTCTAATTTTACTTGTATGTTTTGTGACTAAGATGATCTTTTTTCCCTTTATATCGTTTTTTGCACGTCCAAATGTTTGTTCTTTcttgttgtatgtatgtatgtatgtatgtatgtatgtatgtatgtatagatagatagatagatagatagatattaaaacaaacttatataaaaataaaaacctatgAAGCTCTTCTTAGACTAGCATCCTCATATCTACTGTATGATCCCTTCTTCAAAGGATGAAAAGCCACTTTGCATTACACTCATGCGATACTTCTAAGGTTCAGATTGAAATGGAGAAGCAAGCTTTCAGTTATACCGCCCTATAACTGGGAAAATTCATCAGAAAGAACTGAGTCAGATTAAAGCCTTTTGCTCTGTCCTAAACACCAGACATGAATCCATTGATCAATGTAGGCGTCTTTAATATCGCTTGAAAGACTAAGCTGTcatatttttagcttttatttcaaAGACGTGTGTTGTAGATCTCTTGGCCAGGTCATCTTGAGATCTAAATCTTAAGGGTTTTtcacctggttaaataaagaaataacacTAATAAGTCTGATTAATGTTGTTGAATTTTGTTGACAGTGTTTACAAAGTAAATAACTAGTCATGCTTCATATCGCTTATTAACAGGTTATATACtttataatatgataaaataattatACGCTGTATATTAAAAGGGATGGTTCATCCATAACTGAGCAAATGTCATCACTTACTCGCCCTTCGattgttgcaaacctgtttgtgtttcttaagatatttaaatgtttaaccaTTGACTACTGTAATATTTGTCTTTACTATTATGGAAcgcaatggttacagattttcagctttcataaaaatgtcttattttgtgttcaacagaagaaagaaactcataaaggtttagataTCACTTGAGAATTAGGaaatagagaaaaataaaaattaaattgacatttttgggtgaactacccattTAATTATGCTTCTGCATTAAGAAACtttaaattgttttgtattaattattcaaggggttttcacctttaattgataggacagtagagagtatagacaggaaagtgtggggagcagaaagaggggaaggatcggcacaggacctGGAGGTGGGAACTGAACACAGGTCACCGTGAA from Danio aesculapii chromosome 3, fDanAes4.1, whole genome shotgun sequence harbors:
- the hmox1a gene encoding heme oxygenase 1a, yielding MDSTKSKAAENTGSDLSEQIKAVTKDSHVRAENTQLMLSYQKGQITQTQYKLLLCSLYEIYRALEEELDRNAEHPAVQPIYFPQELARLEALERDLEHFFGPQWRKRITVPAATHRYAQRLREIGKSSPELLVAHAYTRYLGDLSGGQVLGKITQKSLGLTGNKGILFFSFPGVTSANRFKQLYRSRMNSIEFTEQKRREALDEAVRAFEFNIDVFDDLQKMLSITEEASSEKGNEAASQSLSKTFSSSPALQFALGVGITLATVGMGVYAF